Proteins from one Saccharomyces eubayanus strain FM1318 chromosome XI, whole genome shotgun sequence genomic window:
- the SHB17 gene encoding sedoheptulose-bisphosphatase, protein MPTLTPRCIIVRHGQTEWSKSGQYTGLTDLPLTAYGEGQMLRTGESVFRNNQFLNPDHITYIFTSPRLRARQTVDLVLKPLSDEQRAKIRVVVDEDLREWEYGDYEGMLTREIIELRKSRGLDQSRPWNIWRDGCENGETTQQIGLRLSRAIGRIQNLHRKHQSEGRASDIMVFAHGHALRYFAAIWFGLGVQKKCETVEEIQAVKSYDDETVPYVKLDSYRHLVDNPCFLLDAGGIGVLSYAHHNIDEPALELAGPFVSPPEEESQHGEV, encoded by the coding sequence ATGCCTACTCTAACTCCCAGATGTATTATTGTGAGACACGGTCAAACCGAATGGTCCAAGTCGGGCCAGTACACCGGGTTGACCGATTTGCCATTAACAGCCTACGGTGAGGGCCAGATGTTGAGAACTGGTGAGAGCGTTTTCCGCAACAACCAGTTTCTGAACCCGGACCACATCACTTACATCTTCACCTCCCCCCGTTTACGTGCCAGGCAAACCGTGGACTTGGTGTTGAAACCTTTGAGCGACGAGCAAAGAGCAAAGATCCGCGTGGTGGTGGACGAGGACTTGAGAGAGTGGGAGTACGGTGACTACGAGGGAATGCTAACCCGCGAGATCATCGAGTTGAGAAAGTCGCGTGGATTGGATCAAAGCAGACCGTGGAACATCTGGAGAGACGGTTGTGAGAACGGTGAGACCACCCAGCAGATCGGGTTGAGGCTATCCCGTGCCATCGGCAGAATCCAGAACTTGCATCGTAAGCACCAGAGTGAGGGCAGAGCATCTGACATCATGGTCTTTGCTCATGGCCACGCGTTGCGTTATTTTGCTGCTATCTGGTTTGGGTTGGGTGTGCAGAAGAAATGTGAAACCGTGGAAGAAATCCAAGCTGTAAAGTCGTACGATGACGAGACAGTCCCATACGTTAAGCTGGACTCCTACAGACACTTGGTCGACAATCCGTGCTTCTTGCTGGATGCCGGTGGGATCGGTGTGTTGTCGTACGCGCATCACAACATTGACGAGCCTGCATTGGAGCTAGCGGGCCCATTTGTCTCACCTCCTGAGGAAGAATCCCAGCATGGAGAGGTATGA